A stretch of DNA from Echeneis naucrates chromosome 3, fEcheNa1.1, whole genome shotgun sequence:
aaaaaaaaaaaaaaaaatctgcagtttggTAGTGCTTCACCAATGAACTTTACCAACTTTACCAGAAAAAAGctcagcagtgtttttatttatttattttagttactATCGTAGGAAGAAAACATAGCTTCAGATAATAAACAATGAGTTAAAACTCGATGGTAATATTGGATTTCTTCATTACGACAGTGCTGAGTTGTAAATGCGGCTGTTAAGCTGCAGTATGTTTCTCACATGTATTCTTCCATAATCACCAACCAATATTCCAGCTCCTTAGCTGCTTCAGGGCGACACGGTGACATGATTTTTCTGATGGTCTTTATGTAATCATCACATCTCTTGCCCATCACACAGCTTTTGATCCTCTTTGGTTTATGCCAGATACATTTATACAGATTTAAGCTTCATGTCCACTCCTGCCCAGGAAACTTAAGCTTATTCAAACAAGCTGGATTTATTGGTAGATGCAGTGCTTTTAAGTATTAATCATTATCATTAATAATCCCCAAGCCCTAAAGTTCAAGCGTTAATGGTTGGCTAGTTGTGTGTGCTATGGTATTACTGAATATATTACTTTATGTAATAGCCAGTTGTACTGCTTGCTAAGAAgaaaatttccatttttgtgtgttgcGTTCCTTTGTCTTTGGTgctctttcctttttgcttgtttatttagTAAGAGGAAGTATAGATTAAAACAAATGGCCTGTGTAAAGGTCGAGGACAGTGCACGTTGAGGACAGTCTCATAGGTAGAGGACAATGTAAGTTGAAGACAATGTCATAGGTTGAAGACGGTGTAAGTGGCAGACAGTGTAGCTAGTGGACAGTGCCACAGGTGAAGGACTTTGTAAGTGGAGGATGGTGTCGTAGGTCGAGTACGCTGTAAGTCGCACAGCTAGACATCAGGCGGACAGGAAGTGAGTGATCTTCATCACACACAGTGAAGCAATCCATGACAACGCGAACACAATCGTTTCttatcttctgttttgtttttgttttttttgaggtgctttttaaaatgtctggTGTGACTCATGTCAACACTTAGAAGTCCAAATCCCAAATAAAAGCACACATTTCCCACTGTGGACCTGCAGGGAATGGATCTACAGTATCTGTTCACCTTCAGTTATTTATGATTGCATCTTCTTTTCTGTTCATACTTTATTCTCATACATTATCCAGCTGTGTCTCCTGAGGCTTAAAGACTGCTGCGCAGCTGAATGAAGCTAAATTGCTAGTGCTCTTCTGCCTAACTGAATATTCTACCGAGATATATAAAGAAACCTATTTACCTTTTCTTTGATACAGGCACAGTGCCACATCAATCAATTGTTGTCGGATATCAGAAGACTCATTCTATAACATCAGACTAAGTTATATCACAGATATTATACTGTCAGTTGTCGTAAATAACATgggttgaaaaaaacaaaccaaaaaacatgtttctattttttgatttttcagaCTATTTTAGGCGCTGCAAACCCATCGAGCTGTTCTCTCTTTGTTTAGGTTTTCCCAGCTGAGGAGCCTGAACCTATCTCACAACCGTCTGGGAGTCtttcctgaatgtgtgtgtgagatcctCACATTGACTGAGCTCAACCTCTCCTGTAATAATCTCCACACTGTCCCGGTGCAAATAGGCAACCTTCAAAGGTGCGGCACAGTGACACTCAGTATGCATCCACAACATGCACGTTTAACACAGCGCTTAGAAGCCCCCTTGATGTTGTGTCTGCACAAAGTAGATAATTATAGCAGCGCATGAAAAATAATGAGTTCTTGAAACAAACCAGACAACatgagaaatgaacaaaaaaatagataatTTGAGAAGAGTGATATTCGAAGATAAGTTCAATgagaaataataacattttatgttttggaATAAGATTTATTCAGGAAGCTAAATAAACTGCAGAATGTTGCTCAGGAGACAATGGCCACAAATGCCAATAGACACAAGCTCTTTGAAGTAAAGAAATCCAAACTTTCATCCTGCAGCTTGCAGACTCTGTCCTTGGATGGGAACCATCTCACCTCACTGCCTGAAGAGCTGGGTGGCCTGTCCCAGCTCAACAGCTTAGGCTTCTCCTTCAACAACTTCTCTCACATCCCTGCTGTCCTGGAGAGTTTGAGTGCAGTGGAAAAACTGGCCATGGCTGGGAACAGACTGGAGAGTCTGGAGTTGTCCATTCTGGCCAGAATGAGTCACCTGAAAAACATTGACCTCCGGTAAGACGCCAGTCAGCTCTCAGACCctacattcttcttctttttgatctctcctctttgtctttgtccgCTCTCTATATCAATATATTGGTCATTTTGTGGATAAGGCTGGCTTTTCATGTGGAATCTGAAACGGGGTCCCTAATGCTGTCAGTTATTTAGTAAATAGAGGCCCAGGTGGGAAATATTCCTGCACTTCCATCTTTCTGTATGtaggtctttttttgtttctttttccatcagtgacagaaaaataaatgtcctGACTCAAAGACCAGTCTGAACCTCATTCTGCAGAGTCCTCTTACTGTATCATTTGACATTTATCTATAGATGCCAGGTGTGCTAAACCCAAGCCTAGCTTGCTTCACAGCTCCACAGAAATACAGTTATACATAGATGTTGTTTTCTTAGTAGCTCCACGGGTACATCTGGGGGTTTAAGTGTCTTGCTCAAGGGGGCCTCTCTCTGATGTGGGAGGGAAAATATCTACTCATTGATTTTCCAATCAGTCTGAGGGTCAAACCAGCAACCACTACTCCACCCACAGCCAGCGAATAATTCAAGTTTGGGAATTGAAGCTGTGGTTTGGCAGTGGCAAACTGTATTTATGAGGGCAAGGTGCATCTGTGGTGGATCAGTGGGGTTTGCAGCTCTCGTAAAAGAAAAGTTGTTGTTTATTAACAGGATGGATGAGATCAGAGAGAGAGTCTGGGGTTCAGCACAGTGTCTTTTCTGACAGTCACGAACCCTGAATCTCTTAAGTTTTTATTCATGAGAACTTTTTTATAAAACGAACACAAAAACTTAAACAGATGCTGCAACCAGGCTCTATTGTTTAACATATTAAATATCTTGGTTGCTGAGCAATTGGTGCAATGTTTTTGATGTCTGcattttcagacacacacagacctccaTGTTATTTTTTCCACATGGACCTCACAGTTGAATTGAATAGGAGAACAAGTTATTTCCTCTGGCTGCTTTTGTACTTCCAAGCTCCTAAATGACACGCAAACACTAATTAGATTTTCATCCACCATCCAGATTGCTTATCCGTCAGGATCCCagcattgggtgagggtggggaaACCCTGCATATGCCCCtgcacactcacacctatgccaatttagagtcaccaaatcACTTTATTTGCATGCTGGGAGAAAACTAAAGGACCTTCAGAGAACCCAGGCTGGCACAgggtgaacatgcaaacatgaacccacaaccttccaGCTGAGacaacagtactaaccacttctatacatatataatacACTAAACTGTGTTTAATAGCGTACATTCTCCATTAACATGTTTATTACTAATCAGCCCATACTCAAAGTCTGTATTGTGAGTTGTCTCAAAGTGGATGGAACACTTAACCAACTCATATAATTTGAAATTACAAAAACCACAGTACTTTTTTGGCTGATTTTAGCAAATGTGGCATACAACAGTTTGCTCATTATACTGACTATGACCATAACTTTCATCCTAAAGGCTTGTTCATCTCCTCCAATGGGAACAACCAGTAATATTTACTTGTACTGTTTGATCAATGTAGGCTGAATGGGCTGCAGTGGGTGAAAAGTGAGAGTCTAGATGCAGTGAGCCAAGTGACCCACCTAGACTTGCGGGATAACTGCTTGGACGCACTGGACCTGAGCCCCATCTGCAACCTGGAAACCCTGCACTGCCAGCGCAACCAGCTGGGGACACTCACGCTCAGCGGTTTCACACTGCGCATGCTTCATGCCAGCAACAACCGTGAGTCAAAGAGTGTCTGACTTAACCAGCAGCTATTAGTCCCTGGTGACATGTTCATGTGTAAATGGACCAGATGTTTAGCTGcttatttctgcttttatctgcCCACAGGCCTTACAACAGTCAATATCTATCCTGTTCCCAACCAACTGACACACATGGATATCTCACAGTGAGTTATGGCTTGGAATAAGAAGGAGCTGTTGTTGTCTAAAAAAAACATGGTTTAACATTATTTGCAGAAATTTGATATTCTCAAAACCCTAAAATACATGTTATTGTGTTGAAGGGAGTGAAAGGGAGTGAAAGATGAGACCCTCATCTGTCTGAGACTTCTGTCTCTAACTATAACTAGATGGACTTTCTATCAACTTTTGACCCATACATAATATTTAATGCTAAtgctttatttctgtgtttataacTGGGTGGCTATAGGCCTTTTTATATGCTCAGAGTGAAATGCTAAGTATGCCCggattatttagatttttgcctTAAGcaatttttcctcttctgaaCAAAATGTCAAGAACTGGAAAGATCTGAAAAACGCCCCTCTCCTTACTATCATTACTTTTGCTAAAATGCAGGAAACTACCTTTCCTTccaattaattcattcatcttctagtgcttatccgtttccgggtcgtggggggtgctggagccaatcccagctcacactgggtgttggtggggttcaccctggaccagtcaccagtccatcacaggaccaacacacagagacagacagagaccaacaaccactcacacctacagacagtttagactCACccattaaccaaaacatgatgtttttggacagtgggcggaaacccacgcaggcacggagagaacatgtaaactcctcACAAGAGGCCGTGAACGGAACCCccaaccttctcattgtggggcgacagctcTAACCACTTTGCCGTCATGCTGCCTGCTTTCCAATTCACAATAGTTTTCTCATCCGAAcagttaaaagcaaaaatgacaaTTCTGTTCATCTTgactgtttgtgtatgtctctCCATGTgcgtgactgtgtgtgtatgtgttgagACAGGAACCTTTTGGAGTACCTTCCAGACTGGGTGTGTGACTGCAGAAAAATTGAGATGCTGGACATCACGCATAACCTCCTGTCTGAGCTTCCTTCCAGGTTATTGGCCTTTTCTGTCACTAATCCTGAGCCTTTCCTGCTGagactttattttttcatgctgcATATTATGAAATTATTCACCCCGCTGTAGTAAACAGTTGGCTGTTTCTATGCAGATTTAGAAAATATTGATTTACACACGGTTAGGCTATTTAACTGCTTACTCTCATGCCAAATTGCTTTTCAAAATGCTCATTTAAAGGTGTTGTTTTGGTTGTggaacaatgaaaacaacagttgAAGTAGAAGCAATATCTATGTCTTGTGGTTCACACAGTCAAACGTTGCCATCCCAAATGACAACATTGATTGATTGAACTATGAGCCTTCGGCGTTGTAATTTACATTTGAATGCGACATCACAAAAGCTTTTTGCAAATGAGATAATATTCCTCTATCCCATGTACTCACTTATACCTTCTTTCAGGGCAGAATAATAATCTGCTCAACTAATCTGTTTTGGAAGCTGTAAATGTCATCAATAGATTAGTTAGCATAGTTTGCCACATCTAACAACTCACCCTCCAGACCCCTAGTGGTCAAGTCTGCTCAGGGAGAAGATGGCCTGAGATTCCTTGGCTTTTTGTtcaattgttgttgtttttttttttcttcttcttctttttcttctggcCTCTGACAGACTGCTCAACAGCTTGAGTTTGCGAAAGCTGCTGTCGGGGAACAATCGTTTGCAGAGAGTGCCAGACCTACTTGACCATGTCCCTCTGGAAGCCCTGGACCTCCAGCACAACAACCTTGCTGAGCTCCCTGAGAGTCTCTTTTACAAAGCCTTAAAGTGAGTCACTCAGCcccttttgtgtctgtgtttccttAGCTGTTCTGTCCTCAAAACCATTTACGCTCTTTTATGAGAGTATAATTAGTCTTTTATCAGCTCTCTTCCCTGCTTAGAAACTTTtacttgttttgtgttcattatTATGCTTCAGTAGATAGTGACCAAATTGCAGCTGATTGTTTTGGGAATGAAGTATAGATTGTATGATGGGACTGTGGATTGTAATTGGAGCTTCATTTGCcctcctgtttcctgtgtggtAAATCACTTAACACCCATTAGCAGTTCAAAAGCCCTAATGCACTTTACTGCTTCTAATGCTGCATAATGGCAGTAACTACTTTGTGTCTGATGGTTTTTCTGATGTTTCTCAGAGCTGTAAGGGAAAGCAGCCATACTCCAGACCAGTGCAAACTCCATGTCTGATAATAAGTCAGTAACTTAGATAGATAATATTTGTGTGGACACAATGTCTGCAGTCAGAGATATCCTGGACTGACTCTAGTGGAAAAGTAAAATTACCGTCTGGTCATAGTAGGCCTCCCCCAACCAGCCAAGTTACAGGAAATATGGTCACAGGTTCTCCCTCTGAAGTTACAGCATCCAGATCTGATATCGGACGCATCAACcatatacattttattattgcatttacattatttatgtttttacttgAGCAACTGGAGCCAAGTTCGCTAATATTAAATGTCTAATCAACGCATTTGCTGCTTGTACATACAGTTTGTCGCTCAATCTCAGTGACTAAATACACAGTTTTAAGTAACATTTTACTCTGGTCTTTTCTAAACACCAGCAGTCTGAGCCGTCTTGTGCGTAATACCTCCTGCCCAATATTTTGGAGGTGAAAGTCGCTGTTCATGCAATCTTATGTACATAAGCATAGGAACCTCAGAGTTTTAACTTTATCTCATACTGATCTCTTGTTATTATTTGTCTTTTCCTACAGCTTAAAATACTTAAATATGTCGGCCAATGCACTGGAAAGTATTCCTCCCAGCAGTCAATCAGAAGAGAGTCTCAGCACCCTCCAGGAGCTCTACTTGACTGGGAACAACTTAAATGAGAACTGTGGCGCCCTGCTGGTTGGACACCAGAACCTGCGAGTGCTTCATATCGCTTACAACCAATTACTTTCCTTCCCTGCCAGGTGTGTTATGTTGGCATTATTTATCAACACCAAACTAACTTAAATACCACCTGCCAAACATTTTCTATCACTGATCATGGAAACTGGTGATGATACGGCGGTATTGCTCATTTGTAACCTTTGATTTGCATTGgtgcatttattttctgttctgtgcTTCTGCCCACCACAAAGCCCTTCTTTAGCTCCAGTCAAATTTTGACATTTCTTCTTATTATATATTGCTATTAGTAAGAACCACTGCTTAAAAGGCTACTTCTGTATGCTTGTACTCCACAGGGAAATAATGTAATGATAATTATAATATTCTACTTGTTCTGCCAGCTGGCGttttcactgacattttaatgtctctTTAGTAAACTGAGTAAGCTGGAGCTGTTGGAGGAGTTAAATCTTAGTGGCAACAAGTTGAAGACTATCCCCTCCACTGTGTCCAGCTGTAAGAGACTGCATACTCTCATAGCGCACTCCAACCACATTACTGTCTTCCCAGAGATCCTAAACCTACCTGAGATCAAGGTCAGACttgctttgatttttatttgccTAACTgctgtatatatgtatgtatgggCACATTCTGGTTGTTTTAGCTCGTATGTGTTTTGCACATTTCTAGCTTGTTGATCTAAGCTGTAATGAGCTAACTGAGATCCAGCTGCCTGACTCGTTGCCTGCTACGCTGCAAGAGCTGGACCTGACTGGCAATAGCAGCCTGATACTAGAACACAAAACGCTCAACCTTTTCAGGTGATTCACAAAAGCCAGACACATTCAGGAAGGTTGCTGGTAACACACTGAAATTGAATGTGAAGTGAATTAACCAGCAACCAACACCTTAGATTTAATTCTATGCTTGTCTGGACACATACTGGAGGGATATGGCACCACTCTTATTTGTGAAACATGTATTGTGCATTGTGCATTCATGCTGTACGTATACCTGTTTCTATGATGTACTCTACtatatttttctcctttttagtCACATCCCCACCCTAAAATTAGACCAGAAGCCTATCATGACAACAGGGGACTCACAGAGTGCCTCCACTCCATGGAACCATGCTTACTCTGAAATGAGTGGCCAGAGGAACAAGTGAGCactgctttttctgcttttccttgTCTGATATTAGTATTTCCCTAAACTGGTGTAAATGAAACGACTTCACGTCCGCAGCGTcttcataaatatgttttgcccaaataaaacacacaaatatttattcagtATCTTTCCAAGTTACTCTTCTTATTCTATATTCAAGTATGTAAGTTTGCCATTCTCACTTCTGTTATTGTTGATTGGTACATTGGATATACTGTAAATCCAAATAGGATGTTGCTGTACAGACACAAAGTAAGTGTCTACTGCTACGTCAGTATATGAATCACTACGTGATACTTGCCTTGCACTGATGTTAGGCCAGTGAGGGAATCTTTTTTTGTAAGAGTAGCTTTGCTGCAGGTAATGCTATTTGATGCTTGCAACAATATTAAGAGCATTGCTGTTGAGAGCCAGGTAAGCCTGGCTGCTTCTTCAGGGGCCCAGACAACAGTGCCTTTTATTACTTCCTGGCATCTAGCTGCAATGTTGCATGCTGAAGTATGTATGAGGTTTacttctgtatgtgtgtcactGGGTCATCATTAATGTGGGTCTCTTCTTGGGgacaggttgtgtgtgtctgtgctgactGTAGACCAGTTTGGAGACAGTGGTGAGGCATGTTATGGAATCTTTGATGGAGACCGTAATGAGGAAGTGCCTCGGCTGCTGCAGTGCACAATGGGAGACGTGCTGTGCGAGGAACTGCAGCACTCCAGTAATGATAATGTTTATATGTGCAACACATTCCTCACCTCACACAGGTAAGAcagactttttaaattttaatcctTATGGGAACCTGTTTTCTGgagttatttctgttttcaagcTGCAACCTGTTTCTCAGCAGCTTtacttgttttttaattttaaaggaaaCTAGGCATGGCCGGCCAGAAACTGGGTGCATCTGCTTTATTGTGTTATATCCATCATGAGACTTCGGATGCTGGAGGCTACCTCAGCCTCACTGTGGCCAATGTGGGCACCTGCCAGGCAGTGCTGTGCCGGGATGGCAGACCTGTGCCCATCTCTAAGGTTTACAGTTTGGAGAGCTGCAccgaggagatggagagagttAAACTCAGTAAAGCCATTATCACTGAGGTAAGACACAGCTTTCATGTATGTTGGATTTATTCATATTCAGAGGTGGAAATATTATTAGGCCATAATCTCATCTGCAATTCTAAGGGCTGTTCTTTTTTATAGGATAACAAAGTGAGTGGAGTGACATGCTGCTCTCGCCTGCTGGGATGCTCTTACCTGTCTCCCTGGGTGCTTCCAAAGCCCTGGGTCCACACTAAGCCTCTCTGTTCCCAGGATGAGTTCTTGATTCTTGGGAACCTAGCACTTTTTAAACGCATCTCCTACCAGGAGGCTGTTTGTACTGTGCAGGCTGTGCGAGACCCGCGCGCTGCTGCCAAGAAGTTATGTTCTCTCGCTCAGAGTTACGGTTGCAAAGACAACATTGGGGCTGTGGTAGTGTCCCTGCATATCGGTGTGGACAGCTGTACCTGTGAGCCACCAATCTCCACCACTGAACCCCGAAGTCTCCCTCCTGTCCCTATGCCTGTTTCTCTGACACCAGGGCCAACTGACTCAGCCACCCTTTCATCGAGCAGTGGTATTGTCTCTGAATTCAACAGCGAGACATCGGCCTCTGAGGTGGGCAGCGAGGCAGGATCCACCGCTTCGGATGAGCACCATTCCTCTGGCCTTGTGTTGCGCCCAGAGAGACGTTGTAGCCTGCACCCCGCTACGACACTTTGTGGCATCATGGTGCCTGGCTCAGCTGGTCCAGCAACACACCCAGGCCTATTCCAGCGTCAACCCTCCTGTGCTACTTTCTCAAGTAACCAGTCTGACAACGGCTTAGATAGTGATGATGAAGCTCCAGTTGAGGGTGTTATTTCCAATGGCAGCAAGTTAGAAGTGGAGGTGGACATTCACTGCTGTGCTTTTCAGATACGGTCAGGGGTCCCTGAGAGCCATAAAGACTCGAATCTTGAAAAGCGAGGCTCTGATTATACAAATGGCAAAATGCGCAGGCAGAACAGTGTGGTTGTTTCAGCTACAAATGGCTGCCTGCTGGCTGTATGTGGAAGAGAGATTGCAGACCTTAAGAAATCTCCTTCCACATCCAGCCTGTTCGGGAAGAAGCTGTCCAATGGCTCTGTGGTAGCCCCGGAGGACAGCCATAATCTTATTGAGGTGGCCCTTGAGGCTCCTAAGAAGAAATCTGGATATTTTACTGCCCCAGCACAGCCAGACCCTGAGGATCAGCTGATTGTGCCTCCAAGTCTGGAGCAGGAAGTCAGGGAGCAGCTAAGAGGTCAGAGCCCTCTTATGTCTGGCTCCTCTGCAATATCCACCATCCCCTCCTTAAAAGACCCTGTGTGGGATCATCCACACGCTCCTTCATTTACCTCTAACCATTGCCCAGGTCCAGGCTCAGCCCCCATCCTACAGCAGGAAGTCTACGATACTGCCCTCTAGCCGGAGAACACAGCAGAGCGGCAGGCGGCTGCAATTACGTGCCAgtccagagaagaagaagagatttTTCTCGTCCATGAGCAATTTTCTAATTCAAGTTGCCATAAAGATCCTTTGTTAGGACAAGACAAACCTGCTTGACCTTGACAGTTGTCATCAGTGATGCTAAAACATTAATTCAAGGTAAAAAGGGGTTGTGCATGGTCTGAGAGTCCAAAAAAAATAGTGCTGACCAAGTAAGTTCATAATATGATGTTATGAAAAGGATGTCTTGCTATCATGGAGCAAAAAAATCCTGACCTGAAATGGGTTACCTCATGTGTTTAAACATGTCAGCAACTTTTCCCTTTACTTGGAAGTCAAGCTGTCTGGCGGTTCTATATAGGATGATGTTCAGTGAGGTTGGATCTCCTCTCCGGGGGCTTTGTGGTCTCTCAGGTCTTGAGGAGAGACCCTCTAACTGCAACTTTAAAAAGTGCCTACTTTGGAAGAATCCGCCTAGAGGTCCTTAGCATCCAGGCTGCATTTGGGGATGTGAGCTTGTTAGTTAAATTTACAGGAGGGGCTGTACACCCACGAGACCAGCACTGGCACAGCttttgctctcctcctcctcctgtggctTACAAAGGAAATTAGATAAAAGAAAGGAGCATATAATATATTAGACTAGGTGTGAAGACAAAATGCATTATGGTTATGTTTATGTGTGCCATTCCCCCACGCTATGTATGAATCTTCTTTATAGGATAGATTACACTGATCAGCCATGGGACTATGACCATTGACAGGTGAAGTGAGCGACACTGATCATCTCTTCATTGTGTCACCTGTGAGTGGGATATATTAGGCACCAAGTGAACATTTTATCCTCAAAGTTGATGTGTTAGAAGCCGAATAAATGGGCAAGCATGAGGAGCAGGTTTGCGGGGGGTTCCCGGTTGCAACGGTCAGCATCTATCAAAGTGGTgcaaggaaggaaaagaggtgAACCAACCAAGGCTCACTGATGCACATGGGGAGCGAAGACTGGCCCGTTTGGTCTGCCTCtatcagcaggataatgtgcctTGTCACAAACCAAAAAtggttcaggaatggtttgaggagcacaacaagaagtttgagATGTTGAGGTGGCCTCCTAACTCCCCAGATCTCATTCCAATCGAGCGTCTGTGGGATGGGCTGGACAAATAAGGTGACTTAGAAGACTTTGTGTTGGGTTGTCTAACATCTTGGCACCATATACCACAGCAGACCTACAGGGGTTTTCAAGGAGTCCAGGCCTCATggg
This window harbors:
- the phlpp2 gene encoding PH domain leucine-rich repeat-containing protein phosphatase 2 encodes the protein MAMEDEGINTAAAVINSQTGIKKGGDVGGSGACMHRQPDTVVHQAGLNQTAGRGSRGGARAATGIRVLKQRNIKRNGSRGCVARKTRFGSRERDWLKGDTQRGCVCLYGATVDPQPPATGPQASSTLSPPQTDLQLVLCSTSTTVEELCAQRNGQGLYVQLHGDLIRRLDPSERPLQILYDYLAAMGYADPVRVQQEAANSDLSCLIRFYSEHPVNADQQERTLLKGIFSVRKGKTQLHKWAERQVILCGTCLIVASVKDSLTGKMHILPLVGGKVEEVKRRQHCLMFSSAGSQAQTYFVNFDTLADYQRWHRQASKVVSQTVSMVDLSCYSLEAVPEYLFYSQDITHLNLRHNFMSLQGPGGLLHLPRFSQLRSLNLSHNRLGVFPECVCEILTLTELNLSCNNLHTVPVQIGNLQSLQTLSLDGNHLTSLPEELGGLSQLNSLGFSFNNFSHIPAVLESLSAVEKLAMAGNRLESLELSILARMSHLKNIDLRLNGLQWVKSESLDAVSQVTHLDLRDNCLDALDLSPICNLETLHCQRNQLGTLTLSGFTLRMLHASNNRLTTVNIYPVPNQLTHMDISQNLLEYLPDWVCDCRKIEMLDITHNLLSELPSRLLNSLSLRKLLSGNNRLQRVPDLLDHVPLEALDLQHNNLAELPESLFYKALNLKYLNMSANALESIPPSSQSEESLSTLQELYLTGNNLNENCGALLVGHQNLRVLHIAYNQLLSFPASKLSKLELLEELNLSGNKLKTIPSTVSSCKRLHTLIAHSNHITVFPEILNLPEIKLVDLSCNELTEIQLPDSLPATLQELDLTGNSSLILEHKTLNLFSHIPTLKLDQKPIMTTGDSQSASTPWNHAYSEMSGQRNKLCVSVLTVDQFGDSGEACYGIFDGDRNEEVPRLLQCTMGDVLCEELQHSSNDNVYMCNTFLTSHRKLGMAGQKLGASALLCYIHHETSDAGGYLSLTVANVGTCQAVLCRDGRPVPISKVYSLESCTEEMERVKLSKAIITEDNKVSGVTCCSRLLGCSYLSPWVLPKPWVHTKPLCSQDEFLILGNLALFKRISYQEAVCTVQAVRDPRAAAKKLCSLAQSYGCKDNIGAVVVSLHIGVDSCTCEPPISTTEPRSLPPVPMPVSLTPGPTDSATLSSSSGIVSEFNSETSASEVGSEAGSTASDEHHSSGLVLRPERRCSLHPATTLCGIMVPGSAGPATHPGLFQRQPSCATFSSNQSDNGLDSDDEAPVEGVISNGSKLEVEVDIHCCAFQIRSGVPESHKDSNLEKRGSDYTNGKMRRQNSVVVSATNGCLLAVCGREIADLKKSPSTSSLFGKKLSNGSVVAPEDSHNLIEVALEAPKKKSGYFTAPAQPDPEDQLIVPPSLEQEVREQLRGQSPLMSGSSAISTIPSLKDPVWDHPHAPSFTSNHCPGPGSAPILQQEVYDTAL